The Deinococcus sp. YIM 134068 genome has a segment encoding these proteins:
- a CDS encoding efflux RND transporter permease subunit has product MRNVGKKVFDSVNPVVGFSVTRYVFSIGIFIGIVVFGFVSMRSLGVDLLPSVNIPVVNISTSYSGASPTSVDEEVTQVIESAVAQVPNVTSISSTSSTGSSRVTLQLEDGTDQNAAANQVASLVSAATRQLPDDADSPSVRTFNPNAQAILEFGVSGGTAAQADVYDFVEDQLVPALQRVEGVADVELSGGSQRNIEVLLDPNKLAAYGLTPQSVSSAISGSNVRSSIGTVTREGNSLTYTTNARLTSVNDISNVILDAGKGVRVADVAGVRDASTTTGVTRVNGLPVVLVSIQQTSGSNAVAVVDGVKALVSGVQLPDGYSVTYSNDTTGPIRASIESTTHELWVTGLVVAFVTLLFLGRLNTAFTVIAAIPISLAAAPILYSLMGFTFNQVSLLALIVAIGIVVDDSIVVAENVERYRAMGFGRVESVLRGASEVFSAVAAASLSLLAVLIPVSFMGGVIGAYVQQFALGLAAAVLLSWLEALLFLTVRMAYTPDAEPLGWRDVPRAFTRLPEAVRWGVASVRTWWFWVLAAGLAFLVWTRVENRLLLLGLLLLPVALIAVRYVWGALLAFLEALTTTLHGITDRGLAFMREAYARSLGGALRNSVGVLLIAAAFLVATVLLVVPRMNFTFTPSTDSGTLRAGLRLPSGLSLNTRNQLVSRMESYFLARPEVETVQASVTGNGTNLNITLKDKEEREDTATLTATYQQALRGMFSDVPNVRANIFSGGGFRGQGNSLSLTLVASNYDLLKQRAATAVNVIEGNEGVLSASSGLDNTTLENQFVPNPSLLAGTGLSASTVAQALGTYGSGSSGGNVEISGVTYPVTVQLDPQYLQDDQSLLSLPIYSSTLGSSVTVGQLGSIVQASAPTSVERTNRLYSLSLSVEPDPASGLTSAQLQEQLTAELTGAGVVDNLVTVGSADRNSAFALGNQIGTLGLQAFAISMLLVYLVMGAQFNSFRYPLYLLLPVPFAVAGAYWMMFLVGGTLDIFGVLGFLLLIGLSAKNAIIYLEFVVEQMQERPLRDALIEASRLRFRPIIMTTLTVMVISIPLLLNEGSGSEFGKSLSIIIVGGIGVSAIMTFYVVPAAFYLFERGRGTKPAERVVEADVPAPRPTLPPQGASPAPGA; this is encoded by the coding sequence ATGCGGAATGTGGGCAAAAAGGTCTTCGACAGCGTGAACCCGGTGGTGGGCTTCTCGGTCACGCGCTACGTCTTTTCCATCGGCATCTTCATCGGCATCGTGGTCTTCGGCTTCGTGTCGATGCGCTCGCTCGGCGTGGACCTGCTCCCCAGCGTGAACATCCCGGTCGTCAACATCAGCACCTCGTACTCGGGGGCCAGCCCGACCTCGGTGGACGAGGAGGTGACGCAGGTCATCGAGAGCGCGGTCGCGCAGGTGCCCAACGTCACCTCCATCTCCTCCACGAGCAGCACGGGCAGCAGCCGCGTCACCCTCCAGCTCGAGGACGGCACCGACCAGAACGCGGCGGCCAATCAGGTCGCCTCGCTCGTGTCGGCGGCGACCCGCCAGCTTCCCGACGACGCGGACAGCCCCAGCGTGCGGACCTTCAACCCGAACGCGCAGGCCATCCTCGAATTCGGCGTCTCGGGCGGCACGGCTGCCCAGGCCGACGTGTACGACTTCGTGGAGGACCAGCTCGTTCCGGCCCTCCAGCGGGTCGAGGGCGTGGCCGACGTGGAACTCAGCGGCGGGTCGCAGCGCAACATCGAGGTTCTGCTCGACCCCAACAAGCTCGCCGCCTACGGCCTGACCCCCCAGAGCGTGTCCTCGGCCATCAGCGGCAGCAACGTCCGGTCGTCCATCGGGACGGTGACGCGCGAGGGCAATAGCCTGACGTACACGACGAACGCGCGGCTCACCAGCGTCAACGACATCTCCAACGTCATCCTCGACGCGGGCAAGGGCGTGCGGGTGGCGGACGTGGCGGGCGTGCGCGACGCGAGCACCACGACCGGGGTGACGCGCGTGAACGGCCTGCCCGTCGTTCTCGTCAGTATCCAGCAGACCTCGGGCAGCAACGCGGTCGCCGTCGTGGACGGGGTGAAGGCGCTCGTCTCGGGCGTCCAGCTCCCGGACGGGTACAGCGTCACGTACAGCAACGACACGACCGGCCCCATCCGCGCGAGCATCGAGTCCACCACCCATGAGCTGTGGGTGACGGGCCTCGTCGTCGCGTTCGTGACGCTGCTGTTCCTGGGGCGGCTGAATACCGCCTTCACGGTGATCGCGGCCATCCCGATCTCGCTCGCCGCCGCGCCGATCCTGTACAGCCTGATGGGCTTCACCTTCAATCAGGTGTCGCTGCTCGCCCTGATCGTCGCCATCGGCATCGTGGTGGACGACTCCATTGTGGTCGCCGAGAACGTCGAGCGGTACCGGGCGATGGGCTTTGGCCGCGTCGAGTCGGTGCTGCGCGGCGCGTCGGAGGTCTTCAGCGCGGTGGCGGCGGCCTCTCTGTCGCTGCTCGCGGTCCTGATCCCGGTGAGCTTCATGGGCGGCGTCATCGGGGCATACGTCCAGCAGTTCGCGCTGGGTCTCGCGGCGGCGGTGCTGCTCTCGTGGCTGGAGGCGCTGCTCTTCCTCACCGTCCGCATGGCGTACACGCCGGACGCCGAGCCGCTGGGGTGGCGGGACGTGCCCCGCGCGTTCACCCGGCTGCCGGAAGCGGTGCGCTGGGGCGTGGCCTCGGTGCGGACGTGGTGGTTCTGGGTGCTGGCCGCTGGCCTCGCGTTCCTCGTCTGGACGCGGGTGGAGAACCGGCTGCTCCTCCTCGGCCTGCTGCTGCTGCCCGTCGCGCTGATCGCCGTCCGCTACGTGTGGGGCGCTCTCCTCGCCTTCCTGGAGGCGCTGACGACGACCCTGCACGGCATCACCGACCGGGGGCTGGCGTTCATGCGGGAGGCGTATGCGCGGAGCCTCGGCGGGGCGCTGCGAAACAGCGTGGGCGTCCTGCTCATCGCCGCCGCCTTCCTCGTCGCCACCGTGCTGCTGGTGGTGCCGCGCATGAATTTCACGTTCACGCCGAGCACCGACTCGGGCACCCTGCGTGCGGGGCTGCGGCTGCCGAGCGGCCTGTCGCTGAACACCCGCAACCAACTCGTGAGCCGGATGGAGAGCTACTTCCTGGCGCGGCCCGAGGTGGAGACGGTGCAGGCCAGCGTGACGGGCAACGGCACGAACCTCAACATCACCCTCAAGGACAAGGAGGAGCGCGAGGACACCGCCACGCTGACGGCGACGTACCAGCAGGCCTTGCGCGGCATGTTCAGCGACGTGCCGAACGTGCGGGCGAACATCTTCAGCGGGGGCGGCTTCCGGGGGCAGGGCAACAGCCTGAGCCTCACCCTCGTGGCGAGCAACTACGACCTGCTCAAGCAGCGTGCGGCGACCGCCGTCAACGTCATCGAGGGGAACGAGGGCGTCCTGAGCGCGAGCAGCGGCCTGGACAACACGACGCTGGAGAATCAGTTCGTGCCCAATCCCAGCCTGCTGGCGGGCACGGGCCTGTCGGCAAGCACGGTGGCGCAGGCGCTGGGCACCTACGGCAGCGGCTCCAGCGGCGGCAACGTGGAGATCAGCGGGGTGACGTACCCCGTGACCGTGCAGCTCGACCCGCAGTACCTTCAGGACGACCAGTCGCTCCTGTCCCTCCCGATCTACAGCTCCACTCTGGGCAGCAGCGTCACGGTGGGTCAGCTCGGCAGCATCGTGCAGGCGAGCGCCCCGACGAGCGTGGAGCGCACGAACCGGCTGTACAGCCTGAGCCTGTCGGTGGAACCCGACCCGGCGAGCGGCCTGACGAGCGCGCAGCTTCAGGAGCAGCTCACGGCGGAGCTGACCGGAGCGGGCGTGGTGGACAACCTCGTGACGGTGGGATCGGCGGACCGCAACAGCGCCTTCGCGCTCGGCAACCAGATCGGGACGCTGGGTCTCCAGGCCTTCGCCATCTCCATGCTGCTCGTGTACCTCGTGATGGGCGCACAGTTCAACTCGTTCCGCTATCCCCTCTACCTGCTGCTGCCCGTGCCCTTCGCGGTCGCCGGGGCGTACTGGATGATGTTCCTCGTCGGCGGGACGCTCGACATCTTCGGAGTGCTGGGCTTCCTGCTCCTGATCGGCCTGTCGGCCAAGAACGCGATCATCTACCTGGAGTTCGTGGTGGAGCAGATGCAGGAAAGGCCGCTGCGCGACGCGCTGATCGAGGCGAGCCGCCTGCGCTTCCGCCCGATCATCATGACGACGCTGACGGTCATGGTCATCAGCATCCCCCTGCTCCTGAACGAGGGCAGCGGCAGCGAGTTCGGCAAGAGCCTGTCCATCATCATCGTGGGCGGCATCGGCGTCTCGGCGATCATGACCTTCTACGTGGTGCCCGCCGCCTTCTAC
- a CDS encoding efflux RND transporter periplasmic adaptor subunit, whose translation MPSPGAAEGAAEKTRRSFPWGWLLVPLLLGGVGYVGYRLGQDDAGSAASAGGGFGGAGGGTGQSAPGQAAGGQSAGGQSAGGTGSRSGAGGQTAGAGQSGSAAGASGAAAGAGQTGAGAPGQAAGTTRGTGVTTPVQAAVVKSGTLSTERRLTGTVASAQEVTVSARTSGTVTNIAVDVGGAVNAGQTVLSLSNSDLNTSVESARNALETAQVQLRSQTNSVQSGRAQLQQQVSAAQTTLANAQQSLTALQRLAAIGAASRTEVNNQLAQVQAARTTLTTAQANLAENTRAQTESLAEARLAVQRAQITLNQAQQAAAAVRVTAPFAGQVTGLNVSEGQYLAANSEAFSLVSSQRQVSVSVPATEATTLPVGAALTFVVGQQKYPLKVSQNAGAPTNGSVPLVARFIETTPPALGTVGSVVYTAKVATGVLVPSTALQVDGDRTYVFTIEDGKAEQNVVTVLGQAGTQSAVSGIEAGDEVISQPPTGLLDGAGVTTASAGAGAGARQSSGGAGGPPPGGAP comes from the coding sequence GTGCCGTCGCCGGGTGCCGCTGAGGGTGCTGCCGAGAAAACCCGCCGCTCCTTTCCGTGGGGCTGGCTGCTCGTGCCGCTGCTGCTCGGCGGCGTGGGCTACGTCGGCTACCGGCTGGGGCAGGACGACGCGGGCAGTGCGGCGAGCGCAGGCGGTGGATTCGGCGGGGCGGGCGGCGGGACCGGGCAGAGCGCCCCCGGTCAGGCGGCGGGAGGACAGAGCGCGGGAGGACAGAGTGCAGGGGGAACGGGCAGCCGTTCGGGAGCGGGGGGTCAGACGGCGGGGGCCGGGCAGAGTGGCAGCGCAGCCGGAGCATCTGGCGCGGCGGCGGGAGCAGGTCAGACCGGAGCGGGAGCGCCGGGGCAGGCGGCGGGCACCACACGCGGCACCGGCGTCACCACGCCCGTTCAGGCCGCCGTCGTCAAGTCGGGAACGCTGAGCACCGAGCGGCGGCTGACGGGCACGGTCGCCTCCGCGCAGGAGGTCACGGTGTCGGCGCGCACGTCGGGCACGGTGACGAACATCGCCGTGGACGTGGGCGGGGCCGTGAACGCCGGGCAGACCGTCCTGTCCCTGAGCAACAGCGACCTCAACACGAGCGTGGAGAGTGCGCGCAATGCGCTGGAGACGGCGCAGGTGCAGCTCCGCTCGCAGACGAACAGCGTGCAGAGTGGGCGGGCGCAGCTTCAGCAGCAGGTGAGTGCCGCGCAGACCACGCTGGCGAACGCCCAGCAGAGCCTGACGGCCCTCCAGCGGCTCGCGGCCATCGGCGCGGCGTCACGCACGGAGGTCAACAACCAGCTCGCGCAGGTGCAGGCCGCCCGCACGACCCTCACGACGGCGCAGGCCAACCTCGCGGAGAACACGCGGGCGCAGACCGAGAGCCTCGCCGAGGCCCGCCTCGCCGTCCAGCGGGCGCAGATCACGCTCAATCAGGCGCAGCAGGCGGCGGCGGCGGTGCGCGTCACGGCCCCCTTCGCCGGGCAGGTCACGGGCCTGAACGTCAGCGAGGGCCAGTATCTCGCCGCCAACAGCGAGGCGTTCTCGCTCGTCAGCAGCCAGCGGCAGGTGTCGGTGAGCGTGCCCGCGACCGAGGCCACGACCCTTCCGGTCGGCGCGGCGCTCACCTTCGTGGTCGGGCAGCAGAAGTACCCGCTCAAGGTCTCGCAGAACGCGGGGGCACCCACGAACGGCAGCGTGCCGCTCGTCGCGCGCTTCATCGAGACCACGCCGCCCGCGCTGGGCACCGTCGGCTCGGTCGTGTACACGGCGAAGGTGGCGACGGGCGTCCTCGTGCCGAGCACCGCGCTTCAGGTGGACGGCGACCGGACGTACGTCTTCACCATCGAGGACGGGAAGGCCGAGCAGAACGTGGTCACGGTGCTGGGACAGGCGGGCACCCAGTCCGCCGTGAGCGGCATCGAGGCCGGGGATGAGGTCATCAGCCAGCCGCCCACGGGCCTCCTCGACGGCGCGGGCGTGACGACGGCGAGCGCGGGGGCGGGAGCAGGCGCGAGGCAGAGCAGCGGTGGCGCGGGCGGTCCGCCCCCCGGAGGTGCGCCGTGA